The following are encoded in a window of Telmatobacter sp. DSM 110680 genomic DNA:
- the lpxD gene encoding UDP-3-O-(3-hydroxymyristoyl)glucosamine N-acyltransferase, giving the protein MTLQELVEELGGSIVQGDPEWMVDGVNSCEKAGAFDLAFADSDASVSAAFQGNAGVVVLKPGAVGQYPRGKCIIESEQPKLWFAKAAQLVKKHTHVATIAHSAVVAPDAKVDPGVLVGPCAVIGTHARIGDRTIIGAGVVIGENVTIGMHCHIFPRVVIYPGTTIGDRVIVQAGAVLGGDGFGYVRDSVSGAYTQFPQQGTLTIEDDVEIGANSTIDRGALEETRIRRGTKIDNLVHVGHNCDVGEHVILVALTGISGSSTIGNGAVLAGQVGIGDHVNVGPGVILGGQAGVFSGKTITNEGHRPGTVMFGTPARPLKQVLREQALLTRLTNEARPGRKDQTPQSS; this is encoded by the coding sequence ATGACTTTGCAAGAGCTGGTAGAAGAACTCGGCGGAAGCATAGTGCAGGGCGATCCTGAGTGGATGGTCGACGGCGTGAACTCGTGCGAGAAAGCCGGAGCCTTCGACCTGGCGTTTGCTGACTCCGATGCGTCGGTTTCCGCGGCGTTCCAGGGCAACGCAGGCGTAGTCGTGCTCAAGCCCGGTGCGGTCGGCCAATATCCGCGCGGCAAGTGCATCATCGAGTCAGAGCAACCGAAACTGTGGTTTGCCAAAGCCGCGCAGCTCGTCAAGAAGCACACCCACGTTGCCACCATTGCTCATTCGGCCGTGGTGGCTCCAGATGCGAAGGTCGACCCGGGCGTGCTGGTAGGGCCATGCGCCGTCATCGGGACGCATGCGCGGATCGGCGACAGAACCATCATTGGCGCTGGAGTGGTAATCGGCGAGAACGTAACCATCGGGATGCATTGTCACATCTTCCCGCGCGTCGTGATCTATCCCGGCACTACGATCGGCGATCGCGTGATTGTGCAGGCAGGCGCAGTACTGGGCGGCGACGGTTTTGGCTATGTACGCGACTCCGTGAGCGGCGCCTACACACAGTTTCCGCAGCAGGGCACCCTCACCATCGAAGACGATGTGGAGATCGGGGCTAACTCCACCATCGACCGCGGAGCACTGGAGGAGACGCGCATCCGGCGGGGCACAAAGATCGACAACCTGGTGCACGTCGGCCACAACTGCGACGTGGGCGAGCATGTGATCCTCGTAGCCCTGACCGGGATCTCCGGTTCAAGCACGATCGGCAACGGCGCTGTCCTTGCCGGTCAAGTCGGCATCGGCGACCATGTCAACGTTGGTCCAGGAGTCATTCTCGGCGGCCAGGCCGGGGTGTTCAGTGGTAAAACCATCACCAATGAAGGACACAGGCCCGGCACCGTGATGTTCGGAACGCCGGCGCGTCCGTTGAAGCAGGTACTGCGCGAACAGGCGCTCCTGACAAGATTGACGAATGAGGCAAGACCCGGAAGGAAAGATCAAACGCCTCAGTCGAGCTGA
- a CDS encoding molybdenum cofactor biosynthesis protein MoaE encodes MQVRVLSFGILKESLGSVPFVLDLPVGATVADLLARLGVQAPMVETLGIAVSVNAEYAERSHVLNESDEVGLLPPVSGGSGADSVGQTTVVRLAREPIAADALVTAAKQGEDGAVVVFDGIVRNNSRGRRTLYLDYEAYEEMATKQMNELAREAITRFGIRHVSIVHRLGRLHVGETSVLIIVASAHRAQAYEASRWLIDTLKKTVPIWKKETFVDGAVWADGEPFPPGYAVEGADGPSS; translated from the coding sequence ATGCAGGTACGCGTTCTCTCTTTCGGCATCCTCAAAGAGTCTCTCGGCTCTGTCCCTTTCGTGCTTGATCTTCCCGTCGGAGCCACGGTCGCCGATCTGCTGGCCCGTCTCGGCGTTCAGGCCCCCATGGTGGAGACTCTTGGCATCGCCGTCAGCGTCAACGCCGAGTATGCCGAGCGCTCCCATGTCCTGAATGAAAGCGACGAAGTCGGCCTGCTGCCTCCAGTCTCGGGTGGCTCGGGCGCCGACTCCGTTGGACAGACCACAGTTGTTCGGCTCGCCCGCGAGCCCATCGCCGCCGACGCCTTGGTCACCGCCGCCAAACAAGGCGAAGACGGAGCCGTGGTCGTCTTTGATGGCATCGTACGCAACAACTCCCGCGGCCGCCGGACCCTCTATCTCGACTACGAAGCCTACGAAGAAATGGCCACGAAGCAGATGAACGAACTGGCCCGCGAAGCCATCACCCGCTTCGGCATTCGTCACGTGTCCATCGTTCATCGTCTCGGCCGATTGCACGTAGGCGAGACCAGCGTGCTGATCATCGTGGCCTCAGCACATCGCGCGCAGGCCTACGAAGCCAGCCGCTGGCTCATCGATACTCTCAAGAAAACGGTGCCCATCTGGAAGAAAGAAACCTTTGTTGACGGAGCGGTATGGGCCGATGGTGAGCCCTTTCCCCCGGGTTACGCCGTGGAGGGCGCCGATGGCCCTTCCTCGTAA
- a CDS encoding VWA domain-containing protein has translation MALPRKRLAILSLCFSLLAGIAFRLVAQEDKPLRLDVKLVNIFVNVTDKSGAIVGGLSKDDFKITEDNRPQTIANFERQSEMPLNLTLAIDTSSSTYKDRAIEQQAAKKFVHALLRPQDQMSLLEFDTFVSELTRGFTNKETEIDRGLEHMRGEGGTALYDAIYLGSKSLGKRDGRKILVLVTDGGDTVKGYTYDEAIEEALRNEVMIYSIIDVPIAASAGRDLGGEHALIQLSEDTGGKHFYVDAGGLDKAFAQVSADLRTQYLIGYYPRNQEPGKEFHHIQVTVPRAATESFNIRHKTGYYADPQKSRD, from the coding sequence ATGGCCCTTCCTCGTAAACGTCTCGCAATACTCTCGCTCTGCTTCTCGCTCCTCGCCGGTATCGCTTTCCGCCTCGTCGCCCAGGAAGACAAACCCTTACGCCTCGACGTCAAGCTGGTCAACATCTTCGTCAACGTCACCGACAAGTCGGGCGCGATCGTCGGCGGTCTCAGCAAGGACGACTTCAAAATCACGGAAGACAACCGTCCGCAGACCATCGCCAATTTCGAGCGCCAGTCAGAAATGCCGCTCAACCTTACCCTCGCCATCGACACCAGCTCCAGCACATATAAAGACCGCGCCATCGAACAGCAGGCCGCCAAAAAGTTTGTGCATGCCCTTTTGCGCCCGCAGGACCAGATGAGCCTGCTCGAATTCGATACCTTTGTGTCCGAGCTGACCCGCGGATTTACAAACAAGGAGACTGAGATCGATCGTGGCCTCGAACACATGCGCGGCGAAGGTGGCACCGCGCTCTACGACGCCATCTACCTCGGGTCAAAATCCCTCGGCAAGAGAGATGGCCGCAAGATTCTCGTGCTGGTTACCGACGGCGGAGATACCGTAAAGGGCTACACCTACGACGAAGCAATCGAAGAGGCCCTGCGCAACGAAGTCATGATCTACTCCATCATCGACGTCCCCATCGCCGCCAGCGCCGGCCGCGACCTCGGTGGCGAGCACGCGCTCATCCAGCTCTCAGAGGACACCGGTGGAAAGCACTTCTACGTTGACGCCGGCGGACTCGACAAGGCTTTCGCACAGGTAAGCGCAGACCTCCGAACTCAATACTTGATCGGCTACTATCCCCGGAATCAGGAACCCGGAAAAGAATTCCACCACATCCAGGTCACTGTGCCTCGCGCCGCCACTGAGTCCTTCAACATCCGCCACAAAACCGGCTACTACGCCGACCCGCAGAAAAGCCGCGACTAG
- a CDS encoding ATP-grasp domain-containing protein: protein MALLSLATTNFTDLRAEIALRRRWLYVKFEKLLALLSSGTRKRILFSGKPDWFEEIKHGFDGLPYQIEFGPISEDSFQRYEIVVPLSLSAIEEARRNCPLRKLALPLPSKESVRLCDDKYEFNQALVKYGFGQYIPKVTQGVGLTTPYILKKRVGSWGQDCYIIHNSEDEAAQLDRIRDPDYFCQEIVRGRSEFATHILFVEGRIVTALNIEYQFASEMPIKGQEKEQIKVVHRCQYLDLFASMLRTIQFEGLCCVNYKVANGEPYLLEINPRFGGSLGPYFFSFLRHLH from the coding sequence GTGGCATTATTGTCTCTTGCCACAACAAACTTCACCGACCTGCGCGCCGAGATAGCTCTGCGCAGAAGATGGCTCTACGTCAAATTCGAGAAGCTCCTGGCATTGCTCTCGTCGGGAACGCGAAAGAGGATCCTGTTTTCCGGTAAGCCGGATTGGTTTGAAGAAATCAAGCATGGGTTTGACGGCTTGCCCTACCAGATTGAATTCGGGCCCATCTCCGAAGATAGCTTCCAACGTTACGAAATCGTGGTGCCATTAAGCTTATCCGCCATCGAAGAGGCCCGCCGGAATTGCCCGTTGCGGAAGCTGGCACTTCCCCTGCCCTCTAAGGAATCAGTCCGCCTTTGCGACGACAAGTATGAGTTCAATCAGGCGCTCGTCAAGTACGGATTTGGCCAATACATCCCGAAAGTGACACAGGGAGTGGGGCTGACAACCCCGTACATCCTTAAAAAGCGTGTTGGCTCCTGGGGGCAGGATTGTTACATCATCCACAACAGCGAGGACGAAGCGGCACAACTTGACCGCATCCGGGATCCCGATTATTTCTGTCAGGAAATTGTGCGGGGCCGCTCAGAGTTCGCGACTCACATTCTGTTTGTTGAGGGCAGGATCGTCACGGCTCTAAACATCGAGTATCAGTTTGCCAGCGAAATGCCGATCAAGGGACAAGAAAAAGAGCAGATCAAAGTCGTTCATCGTTGCCAATATCTTGACTTGTTCGCAAGCATGTTAAGAACGATTCAATTCGAAGGACTCTGTTGCGTAAATTACAAAGTGGCGAATGGGGAACCGTATCTGCTGGAGATCAACCCTCGCTTCGGTGGAAGCCTCGGTCCTTACTTCTTTTCTTTCCTTAGACACTTGCACTAG
- a CDS encoding PAS domain S-box protein has translation MKNALAVDPLIQGDDLFRELADAIPQLVWMADPEGNILWYNKRWYEYTGTTFDEMKGWGWKRLHDPEFLPQVIERWNLSLTTGEPLEMKFPLRRADGVFRLFLTRVLPVRNSDGKVTRWFGTNTDIDAEEKVLQELQQSRDQLQVALSASQRLAAIVASTDDAIVSKGLDGIVTSWNAGAEKMFGYSAETMIGSPIATIIPPELMEDEARFLRVIAQGGRIEHFETYRRTKSGETIEVSLTLSPVHDESGKVIGVAKIARNITQHRKAERALQTNDRLASVGRLAATIAHEINNPLAAVTNLVFLAKLNSAESNTRDLLGRAEEELGRVAQLTKQTLGFFRTTKGAVSQSLAELVQPLVGLYSSRAGNKDVKLSVDIKQDPAVYCVPSEIRQVVANLLNNSIDAVEVGGSVTIRISAARQRSGAGSPGARLTIADSGHGIPAAIRKHLFEPFFTTKDDVGTGLGLWISKTIVERHGGSIRVRSRITPGSSGTVFSIFLPLNAAVEEFPPEARTHPKPT, from the coding sequence ATGAAGAACGCCCTTGCAGTTGATCCTCTTATCCAGGGTGATGACCTTTTTCGCGAATTGGCTGATGCCATTCCGCAACTGGTGTGGATGGCAGATCCTGAAGGAAATATTCTCTGGTACAACAAGCGCTGGTACGAATACACCGGCACTACCTTCGACGAAATGAAGGGATGGGGCTGGAAACGCCTTCACGATCCGGAATTCCTGCCGCAGGTTATCGAGCGCTGGAATCTGTCGCTGACCACGGGTGAACCTCTTGAAATGAAATTCCCTCTGCGTCGTGCTGACGGGGTTTTTCGGTTGTTTTTGACTCGCGTACTTCCTGTTCGCAACTCCGACGGGAAAGTGACGCGGTGGTTTGGGACGAATACAGACATCGATGCGGAAGAGAAGGTCCTGCAGGAACTGCAACAGAGCCGAGACCAGTTGCAGGTAGCGCTATCTGCTTCGCAGCGGCTTGCGGCAATCGTTGCTTCGACGGACGACGCAATTGTGAGCAAGGGCTTGGACGGCATCGTGACCAGTTGGAATGCGGGCGCGGAAAAGATGTTTGGGTACAGCGCAGAAACGATGATTGGTAGCCCGATTGCGACCATCATTCCGCCCGAGTTGATGGAAGACGAAGCGCGCTTTTTGAGAGTGATCGCGCAGGGCGGCCGCATCGAACATTTTGAAACATATCGCCGAACAAAGAGTGGTGAAACGATAGAGGTTTCACTTACGCTCTCACCGGTTCACGATGAGAGCGGCAAAGTGATTGGCGTCGCGAAGATTGCTCGTAACATCACGCAGCACAGGAAAGCGGAACGGGCGCTTCAAACCAACGACCGCCTGGCCTCAGTGGGCAGATTAGCCGCAACCATAGCGCATGAAATCAACAACCCGCTAGCTGCGGTGACCAACCTGGTCTTTCTTGCGAAGCTCAATTCCGCTGAAAGCAATACGCGGGATCTGCTCGGTCGAGCCGAAGAGGAACTGGGACGTGTAGCTCAATTGACGAAGCAGACGCTCGGCTTCTTCAGGACAACTAAGGGCGCTGTCTCTCAGTCGCTGGCTGAACTGGTGCAGCCGCTCGTTGGCCTGTATTCGTCGCGTGCGGGAAACAAGGACGTCAAGTTGAGTGTTGACATCAAGCAAGACCCGGCTGTTTATTGCGTGCCCAGCGAAATCCGCCAGGTGGTTGCGAACTTACTGAATAACAGCATCGATGCCGTAGAGGTGGGGGGTTCCGTCACGATTCGAATATCTGCCGCTCGACAGCGCAGCGGGGCGGGTAGCCCGGGAGCACGCCTCACCATTGCGGATTCGGGCCATGGAATTCCGGCCGCAATTCGGAAGCACCTGTTTGAGCCGTTCTTCACAACGAAGGACGATGTGGGCACGGGACTGGGCCTTTGGATATCGAAAACCATCGTCGAAAGGCACGGCGGAAGCATCCGCGTGAGAAGCAGGATCACACCCGGCAGCAGCGGGACGGTTTTCTCAATTTTTCTTCCGCTGAATGCGGCCGTCGAGGAATTCCCTCCAGAAGCGAGAACTCATCCAAAGCCAACCTGA
- a CDS encoding winged helix-turn-helix domain-containing protein: MGSSPAGTQESIKFGKDFEVDLRSFELRHGGRALKLERLPLQVLVILIEQKGQLVTREEIAEKIWGKDVFVDTDNSINGAVRKIRQALKDDPQQPRYVETLSGRGYRFIAPVSDAGHMPAPLQLVAKPQPSHTDSAPARPLVEPTSNQPDLPPASITPARRRFPLWIAIISCCAIALGAWFAWQHFYGKGATQSIHSIAVIPLQNLSGDPAQDFFADGMTEELITELSRIDSLRVISHTSVMEYRGTRKHLPQIASELGVDAILEGSVIRENNNVRVTVQLLDGPADRHLWGEEYERPLNGILNLQRDVAQAIAQEVRAKLSTTQQARLREAHVVNPASYDAYLKGRFYFDNGFTKPDSLKKGRQYFEESIQKDPNFAQAYAGLANTYLYLAFTGVLPKDEAYQSAKKLLAKAVELDDGVGEAHDTLGVLKSEFEWDWEAADREYNRAIALAPSYSCAHESRAGFLALFDRRDEALAELAKIDQLDAGVGSADSEVGVFYLLRDYPSLINASNRALLLDPNQWFLHYNLGVGYEGTGKLQEAISEYKKVVEMSDDPKGSVALAHAYSAVGKKAEGEQILRDLERKLKGTADSPLTMAGIYASLGENDKALEFLEKANSEKSLNLPQSLKSDLVFDSLHSDPRFQDLAHRVGIPQ; encoded by the coding sequence GTGGGATCAAGCCCGGCTGGAACACAGGAATCGATCAAGTTCGGAAAAGACTTTGAGGTCGATCTGCGTTCCTTCGAGCTTCGCCATGGCGGCCGTGCCCTCAAGCTGGAACGCCTGCCCCTGCAAGTTCTTGTCATCCTGATTGAACAAAAGGGCCAACTCGTTACGCGCGAAGAGATAGCGGAAAAAATCTGGGGCAAAGATGTTTTTGTCGATACTGACAACAGCATCAACGGTGCTGTCCGTAAGATCCGCCAGGCGTTGAAGGACGATCCCCAACAGCCACGCTATGTCGAAACCCTCAGCGGAAGAGGCTACCGGTTTATCGCTCCAGTATCCGACGCAGGCCACATGCCCGCGCCCCTCCAACTGGTCGCAAAGCCTCAGCCATCCCATACAGACTCCGCACCGGCGCGCCCCCTTGTCGAACCAACCAGTAATCAACCCGATCTGCCGCCCGCATCCATCACACCGGCACGCCGACGATTTCCGTTGTGGATCGCGATCATCTCCTGTTGTGCCATCGCCCTCGGTGCCTGGTTTGCCTGGCAACACTTCTACGGCAAAGGCGCGACCCAATCCATTCACTCCATTGCAGTGATTCCGTTGCAGAATCTCTCCGGCGATCCGGCGCAGGATTTCTTCGCCGACGGAATGACCGAAGAACTGATCACCGAGCTTTCCCGGATCGATTCCTTGCGCGTCATCTCCCACACCTCTGTCATGGAGTACAGGGGCACCCGCAAGCATCTGCCGCAGATTGCAAGCGAACTCGGCGTGGATGCCATCCTCGAGGGGTCGGTCATCCGGGAAAACAACAACGTGCGCGTAACAGTTCAGCTTCTGGACGGCCCTGCCGATCGTCACTTGTGGGGCGAAGAGTATGAACGTCCCCTGAACGGAATACTGAATCTCCAGCGGGATGTTGCCCAGGCGATCGCGCAGGAGGTTCGTGCAAAACTCAGCACAACCCAGCAGGCTCGGCTTCGCGAGGCACACGTAGTGAACCCGGCGTCCTACGACGCCTATCTCAAGGGGCGATTTTACTTTGACAATGGGTTCACGAAACCCGATTCGCTTAAGAAGGGGCGTCAGTACTTCGAAGAGTCGATTCAAAAGGATCCGAATTTCGCCCAGGCTTACGCGGGACTTGCGAATACCTACCTCTATTTAGCGTTCACAGGAGTTTTGCCAAAGGATGAGGCCTATCAGTCTGCCAAGAAGCTGTTAGCCAAGGCAGTGGAACTGGATGACGGCGTCGGCGAAGCACACGACACGCTTGGCGTGCTGAAGTCGGAATTTGAATGGGATTGGGAGGCCGCCGATCGCGAATACAATCGCGCCATCGCCTTGGCGCCGAGCTACAGTTGCGCGCATGAGTCTCGCGCCGGTTTCCTCGCCCTTTTTGACCGGCGGGACGAAGCCCTCGCCGAACTCGCAAAAATCGATCAATTGGACGCCGGTGTCGGTTCGGCGGATTCCGAAGTCGGAGTTTTTTATTTGCTGCGGGATTACCCCAGCTTGATTAACGCGAGCAACAGAGCGCTGCTTCTGGACCCCAACCAATGGTTCCTTCACTACAATCTCGGTGTCGGCTATGAAGGTACGGGCAAACTTCAGGAGGCGATTTCTGAGTACAAGAAAGTAGTCGAGATGTCCGACGATCCTAAGGGCTCCGTGGCGCTGGCACACGCCTATTCCGCAGTCGGTAAGAAAGCTGAGGGGGAACAGATCCTTCGCGATTTGGAGCGCAAGTTAAAAGGAACCGCCGATTCGCCCTTAACGATGGCAGGAATCTATGCCAGCCTCGGTGAAAACGACAAAGCCTTAGAATTCCTGGAAAAGGCAAATTCAGAGAAGTCTTTGAATCTGCCTCAATCCCTGAAGTCCGACTTAGTTTTTGACAGTCTGCATTCCGATCCCCGATTCCAGGATCTTGCCCATCGCGTGGGAATTCCGCAGTAA
- a CDS encoding dienelactone hydrolase family protein: MTRPIPHVARLTAAALLVTLAAVSTHAQDWAKARLEASPRHHEYVTLKHDNRSVQAFVVYPEVKNKATVVVLIHEIFGLSDWAKEMADELAGKGFIVVAPDLLSGMGPNGGGSSAFPDRDSTTKAVSGLDAGQVTADLDAAADYGKKIPAANGKVVTVGFCWGGGKSFAFATHRKDLSAAFVFYGPGPADVSSITAPVYGFYAGNDARIGATVPGTTEAMKAAGKKFESVTYDGAGHGFMRAGEDPTDTVPGNKTAREQGFARLVKLISEVGGAPAAGTRKVVGAPGKTELAGVNCHDGKPIS; the protein is encoded by the coding sequence ATGACGCGACCGATTCCCCACGTTGCCAGACTCACCGCCGCAGCTTTGCTGGTTACGCTTGCTGCCGTCTCAACCCATGCGCAGGACTGGGCCAAGGCCCGGCTAGAAGCTTCTCCGCGACACCACGAGTATGTGACTCTGAAGCACGACAACCGGAGCGTGCAGGCTTTCGTTGTCTATCCCGAGGTTAAGAACAAGGCCACGGTGGTGGTGCTGATTCACGAGATCTTCGGGTTGAGCGACTGGGCCAAGGAGATGGCCGATGAGCTTGCCGGGAAGGGATTCATCGTGGTGGCTCCGGATCTGCTTTCGGGGATGGGTCCGAATGGCGGTGGGTCAAGCGCATTCCCTGACCGGGATTCGACAACCAAGGCTGTGTCGGGACTGGATGCGGGTCAGGTGACTGCGGATCTGGATGCGGCAGCGGATTATGGCAAGAAGATTCCGGCGGCGAACGGGAAAGTGGTCACAGTGGGATTCTGCTGGGGGGGCGGCAAATCGTTCGCCTTCGCTACGCACCGCAAGGATCTTTCGGCGGCGTTCGTGTTTTATGGGCCGGGACCGGCGGATGTTTCGTCGATTACCGCGCCTGTTTATGGCTTTTATGCCGGGAACGATGCGCGCATCGGGGCAACGGTGCCGGGTACGACGGAGGCGATGAAGGCGGCGGGAAAGAAATTTGAGTCGGTGACGTATGACGGTGCGGGGCATGGGTTCATGCGGGCGGGCGAAGATCCTACCGACACGGTGCCGGGGAATAAGACGGCGCGGGAACAGGGATTCGCGCGGCTCGTGAAGTTGATCAGCGAAGTAGGTGGTGCCCCTGCGGCGGGGACGCGGAAGGTGGTTGGGGCGCCGGGGAAGACGGAGTTGGCAGGTGTGAATTGCCACGACGGCAAGCCGATTTCGTGA
- a CDS encoding DUF4242 domain-containing protein, with the protein MPKYVIEREVPGAGELNAQQLKDISQTSCSVLRKLGVEIQWIQSFVTGDKIYCIYRSPNEEMIREHAELGGFPANVISEISTTIDPTTAEG; encoded by the coding sequence ATGCCTAAGTACGTGATTGAGCGCGAAGTTCCGGGTGCGGGTGAATTGAATGCGCAGCAGCTGAAGGACATTTCGCAAACGTCCTGCAGCGTGCTGCGCAAGCTCGGGGTTGAGATTCAATGGATCCAGAGTTTTGTGACCGGGGACAAAATTTACTGCATCTATCGGTCTCCGAATGAGGAGATGATCCGGGAGCACGCGGAGCTGGGAGGGTTTCCGGCCAATGTGATCTCGGAGATATCGACGACGATCGATCCTACGACGGCGGAAGGCTAG
- a CDS encoding YCF48-related protein, whose product MRTVVMLLAILAVTPVHGQWTLETSNTTADLRGIHSIGNGIAWASGTNGTVLRTEDGGYVWQSCTVPPGAEKLDFRGIQAFDANTAIVMSSGKGDLSRLYKTTDGCHSWNLIFTNPDKDGFWDAIVLNRFDKDGELLGDPVSGKFALWETEDKGMTWERVQAKGLDAGTDEGAFAASNSSLLLDESFGTGFVTGGPVGARIFYSEDTSMRGMFSVQHLPLSGGSPASGAFSIENREWCCWVAVGGDYTKPNLQNLTAAFTHDGGKSWTAAKTQPQGYRSAVAYESASKTWVTVGPNGTDISSDDGKNWRALRPDAARHEAADADRNWNALSLPFVVGPHGRIGKLNDVALKH is encoded by the coding sequence ATGCGAACAGTGGTCATGCTTCTGGCGATTCTCGCGGTGACACCGGTTCACGGGCAATGGACGCTTGAAACGTCAAACACCACTGCCGATCTGCGCGGCATTCACTCGATCGGCAACGGAATCGCTTGGGCTTCAGGAACCAATGGCACGGTGCTGCGGACCGAAGATGGTGGATACGTGTGGCAATCGTGCACCGTTCCGCCCGGCGCGGAGAAGCTGGATTTTCGCGGGATCCAGGCGTTCGATGCGAATACAGCGATTGTGATGTCCAGTGGCAAAGGCGACCTGTCGCGGTTGTACAAGACTACGGACGGTTGCCATTCGTGGAATCTGATTTTTACCAATCCGGACAAGGATGGATTCTGGGATGCGATCGTCCTTAATCGCTTCGACAAGGACGGTGAGCTTCTGGGTGATCCGGTTTCGGGAAAATTTGCGTTGTGGGAGACAGAAGACAAGGGGATGACGTGGGAGCGAGTGCAGGCGAAAGGCCTCGATGCGGGAACAGACGAAGGTGCGTTTGCTGCAAGCAATTCTTCACTCCTGCTAGATGAGAGCTTTGGGACAGGTTTTGTTACCGGTGGACCTGTCGGCGCGCGCATTTTTTATAGCGAAGACACGAGTATGAGAGGAATGTTCTCTGTCCAGCATCTGCCGTTAAGCGGCGGTTCTCCGGCCTCAGGCGCTTTTTCTATCGAGAATCGAGAGTGGTGCTGCTGGGTGGCTGTTGGAGGTGACTACACCAAACCCAATCTGCAAAATCTAACGGCAGCCTTTACTCATGACGGCGGCAAAAGCTGGACCGCCGCCAAAACTCAACCCCAAGGCTACCGCTCTGCCGTTGCCTATGAGTCGGCCAGCAAAACCTGGGTAACCGTCGGACCCAACGGCACCGACATTTCTTCGGACGACGGGAAGAACTGGCGTGCGCTGCGGCCGGATGCGGCGCGGCATGAGGCTGCGGATGCGGACCGGAACTGGAACGCGCTTTCCCTTCCTTTTGTTGTCGGTCCGCATGGACGAATTGGAAAGCTGAATGACGTGGCACTGAAGCACTGA